A region of Rhizobium grahamii DNA encodes the following proteins:
- the mgrA gene encoding L-glyceraldehyde 3-phosphate reductase yields the protein MSWQPASDRYSKMKYNRTGRSGLKLPAVSLGLWHNFGGDTPHDRKIDMCRTAFDLGITHFDLANNYGPPPGSAETAFGEIMRTEFSGLRDELIISSKAGYDMWPGPYGEWGSRKYLIASCDQSLKRMGLDYVDIFYSHRFDPDTPLEETCGALDHIVRSGRALYVGISSYNSQRTREAAAILKDLGTPCLIHQPSYSMLNRWVEDDKLLDTLDEVGMGSIVFSPLAQGMLTTKYLGGIPGDSRAAQNHFLKKDFIRPQIIDNIRKLNEIAERRGQTLAQMAIAWVLRGDRVTSALIGASRSSQIVDCVKALDNLDFTAEELKEIDGYAREADINLWAKSAERE from the coding sequence ATGAGCTGGCAACCGGCTTCCGACCGCTATTCAAAGATGAAGTATAACCGCACGGGCCGCTCCGGCCTGAAGCTGCCGGCCGTTTCGCTTGGCCTCTGGCACAATTTCGGCGGCGACACGCCGCATGACCGCAAGATCGACATGTGCCGCACGGCCTTCGATCTCGGCATCACGCATTTCGACCTCGCCAACAACTACGGTCCGCCGCCCGGCAGCGCCGAAACCGCCTTCGGCGAGATCATGCGCACGGAATTTTCCGGTCTGCGCGACGAACTGATCATCTCGTCCAAGGCTGGCTACGACATGTGGCCGGGTCCTTATGGCGAGTGGGGCAGCCGCAAGTATCTGATCGCGTCCTGCGACCAGAGCCTGAAGCGCATGGGCCTCGACTATGTCGACATCTTCTATTCGCACCGCTTCGACCCGGATACGCCGCTTGAGGAAACCTGCGGTGCGCTCGATCATATCGTTCGTTCGGGCCGTGCGCTCTACGTCGGCATCTCGTCCTACAATTCGCAGCGCACCCGCGAGGCAGCAGCTATCTTGAAGGACCTCGGTACGCCCTGCCTGATCCACCAGCCGAGCTATTCCATGCTCAACCGCTGGGTCGAGGACGACAAGCTGCTCGATACGCTTGACGAGGTCGGCATGGGCTCGATCGTGTTCTCGCCGCTGGCGCAGGGCATGCTGACCACGAAGTATCTCGGCGGTATTCCTGGCGACAGCCGTGCGGCCCAGAACCACTTCCTGAAGAAGGACTTCATCCGTCCGCAGATCATCGACAACATCCGCAAGCTCAACGAGATCGCGGAACGCCGCGGCCAGACGCTGGCGCAGATGGCGATCGCCTGGGTGCTGCGCGGCGACCGCGTGACCTCGGCGCTGATCGGCGCCAGCCGCTCGTCGCAGATCGTCGATTGCGTCAAGGCGCTCGACAATCTCGACTTCACGGCAGAAGAGCTCAAGGAGATCGATGGCTACGCCCGTGAGGCTGACATCAATCTGTGGGCCAAGTCCGCGGAACGCGAGTAA